A genome region from Erigeron canadensis isolate Cc75 chromosome 3, C_canadensis_v1, whole genome shotgun sequence includes the following:
- the LOC122593524 gene encoding uncharacterized protein LOC122593524: MIQLLFFVVFAEAFVAFLLMVKIGPLRELVMNGLDQVKMRKGTVLTIAGTMSVILFSNWISIVKIQNKGAKIGTMTPMDQVLWRTHLLEASLMGFSLYLGFLIDRMHHHLQKLINLRKNGGSSKKEVERLEAEKLELKENEEKAKEEIKRLQKETSSLSESLKKLKLESKEKDKKIETAEAHVASLQKQSADLLLEYDRLLEDNQTLQAQTKSRHF; the protein is encoded by the exons atGATACAATTATTGTTCTTTGTTGTATTTGCTGAGGCATTTGTGGCATTTCTTTTAATGGTGAAAATTGGGCCACTCAGAGAGTTAGTTATGAATGGTTTGGATCAAGTGAAAATGAGAAAAGGAACTGTTTTGACAATTGCTGGGACTATGTCTgtgattttgttttcaaattgGATTAGTATTgttaaaattcaaaacaaagggGCTAAAATTGGTACTATGACACCTATGGATCAAGTTCTTTGGAGGACTCATCTGCTTGAGGCTTCACTCATGG GATTCTCACTGTATCTTGGCTTTTTAATTGATCGAATGCACCATCATCTTCAAAAGTTAATTAATCTGAGAAAAAATGGTGGTTCATCAAAAAAAGAAGTAGAAAGGCTTGAGGCAGAGAAGTTAGAgctaaaagaaaatgaagagaAAGCAAAGGAAGAAATTAAACGGCTGCAGAAAGAAACATCTAGTTTATCAGAAAGCTTGAAGAAGCTTAAGTTGGAGtccaaagaaaaagataaaaagattgaAACTGCAGAAGCCCATGTTGCTTCTCTTCAGAAACAATCTGCTGATTTGCTTCTTGAATATGATCGCCTTCTTGAAGACAATCAAACACTTCAAGCCCAAACAAAAAGTCGGCATTTTTGA